Proteins encoded in a region of the Antedon mediterranea chromosome 2, ecAntMedi1.1, whole genome shotgun sequence genome:
- the LOC140039266 gene encoding uncharacterized protein has protein sequence MVSFDVISLFTKTPTGQALEVVRSYLEKDTTLHKRTKLTVEDIMELIYQLINATYFTFQQQIYEQHEGIAMGSPVSTLIANIYLEWLEEEAIKSADRTIKPRFWRRYVDDVFAIVHKDAPLPLNRHLDSIDPSGNIKFTTEIMSEKQIPFLDMIITIKQDRTLATKVYRKPTHTDQYLDFHSNHPLEHKLSVVNTLVNRADTIVSEEKDKKHELEHIRKALKICNYPKWSVDRVVNKRKEQKSKNKPEERQRKEMEKMKAHIGIPYIHGISEKIRRTFAKHKVNTFFIPSNKLKNGLVHPKDRIKTEDMCGVIYEVNCLNCEKVYIGETGRALNTRIGEHKKDVSTHNQVVRTRANRNSSSQVLHKSAITDHAIGNDHAIGNDHIPSWNARVIEKEAQTDKRKIKESICIRKRPHNINRNIGGYDLPHTYDSLLEKVEAGGGASGDALSSIPTRRLVALFVTYKKPDHSNPGISLKQLTDCRRNVTKVILFLFVRFGST, from the coding sequence ATGGTGTCTTTTGACGTCATCTCGTTGTTTACAAAAACACCCACAGGCCAAGCCTTGGAGGTTGTAAGATCATACTTGGAAAAAGATACAACACTACATAAGAGAACGAAATTAACAGTAGAAGACATCATGGAACTCATCTACCAGTTAATTAATGCGACATATTTCACATTTCAACAACAGATTTATGAACAGCACGAAGGTATTGCAATGGGATCTCCGGTAAGCACTCTGATAGCGAATATCTATTTAGAATGGTTAGAAGAGGAAGCCATTAAGAGCGCAGATAGAACCATCAAACCACGTTTTTGGAGACGGTATGTTgatgatgtttttgccattgtCCATAAAGATGCACCTCTCCCCCTCAATCGCCATCTTGATAGCATTGACCCGTCGGGCAACATCAAGTTTACCACAGAAATAATGTCAGAGAAACAAATACCATTCTTGGACATGATTATCACGATTAAACAAGATAGAACACTCGCTACCAAGGTATACCGAAAACCAACTCACACCGACCAATACTTGGACTTCCACTCTAATCATCCCTTAGAACACAAACTAAGCGTGGTTAACACGTTAGTGAATAGAGCAGACACAATTGTTAGTGAAGAGAAAGATAAAAAACATGAGTTGGAACACATTAGAAAAGCATTGAAAATTTGTAACTATCCAAAATGGTCAGTAGACAGAGTCGTAAACAAGAGAAAAGAACAAAAGTCAAAAAACAAACCAGAAGAACGCCAAAGAAAGGAAATGGAGAAGATGAAAGCTCACATAGGTATCCCATACATACACGGAATTTCTGAAAAGATTCGACGCACTTTTGCTAAGCACAAAGTGAACACTTTCTTCATTCcaagtaataaattaaaaaatggacTGGTCCACCCAAAAGATAGAATAAAAACGGAAGACATGTGCGGGGTTATATACGAAGTGAACTGTCTAAACTGTGAGAAAGTATATATAGGAGAGACCGGAAGGGCACTGAATACAAGAATTGGGGAACATAAAAAAGACGTATCAACACACAACCAAGTAGTTAGAACACGCGCAAATAGAAATTCTTCGTCCCAGGTTTTACATAAGTCAGCCATAACTGACCACGCTATAGGGAATGACCACGCTATAGGGAATGACCATATTCCAAGTTGGAATGCGAGAGTTATTGAAAAAGAAGCACAGACAGACaaaagaaagataaaagaatCTATCTGCATAAGAAAAAGACCACATAATATCAACAGAAACATTGGTGGGTATGACCTCCCACATACATATGATAGTTTGCTTGAAAAAGTTGAAGCAGGAGGGGGGGCCAGCGGAGACGCTCTATCGTCAATACCAACCAGACGGCTGGTGGCGTTGTTCGTCACTTACAAAAAACCAGACCATTCCAACCCAGGCATTAGTCTGAAGCAGCTGACAGATTGTCGGCGAAACGTCACGAAGGTAATTTTATTCCTTTTCGTTCGTTTTGGTTcaacataa
- the LOC140039624 gene encoding uncharacterized protein: MLFQCADLSPKTKAWNNLINQSYLCVRYFESLPKAGQALSKAHILLFLTIMHNFVATRNRLFPTEHSRLLPYIQVCVPFCESYLVKSDVWADIKAHVYGSLITTSSSAICSNEILHYESLNRYRKRFVMLKAKAKAPGKLQEDQVQRSIRRWLDSSKTLLPRMLFALAVLYYKARCYKGMNYFLSELDKQNSADICRVRMITNISSEFKRYLMHYNNISKEENESLLKNCWKSLKGVAASHKNMMRRFGKTSNIMQTYVDSLFQIRDDRPNIRPKQVKYGSDDWCTLMRTSEEVAEYINNLGEGGRGISQGYIHFMVDFMMKFMAACHIRFGQNHMRDIRYLLSCIKLFRALDTSIFTAKLKKTVCNMAALHMSSVDENEDFTKIMEECVREVEICQSISALAGTHQHKVAPDWFSYEENDDAHLQEETEYELDEGEKEELDNQPKAVPTTIESTQLHLNITGKQNVCVSNAQHITINFLSGTKEYLLKK, from the exons ATGCTATTCCAATGTGCTGATCTTAGTCCCAAGACTAAAGCTTGGAATAACCTGATAAATCAGTCGTACCTGTGTGTTAGATACTTTGAGAGTCTCCCAAAAGCAGGCCAGGCTTTATCGAAAGCCCATATCTTGCTTTTCCTAACAATAATGCATAACTTTGTAGCCACAAGAAACCGATTATTTCCAACCGAGCATAGTCGCCTTCTGCCTTATATTCAGGTGTGCGTCCCATTTTGCGAAAGTTATCTGGTAAAATCCGATGTATGGGCAGATATAAAAGCACACGTTTATGGATCACTCATAACAACTTCGTCTTCGGCTATTTGCAGTAATGAGATTCTGCATTATGAATCATTGAATAGATATCGCAAACGTTTCGTGATGCTGAAAGCCAAAGCAAAGGCGCCTGGTAAACTACAAGAAGATCAAGTGCAGCGATCAATTAGAC GTTGGCTTGATTCTTCAAAAACTCTCCTTCCGAGAATGTTGTTTGCACTTGCTGTACTATACTACAAAGCCAGATGCTATAAAGGAATGAACTACTTTTTATCAGAGTTAGACAAACAGAACAGTGCTGATATCTGTAGAGTCCGAATGATCACAAATATTTCTAGTGAATTCAAACGCTATCTTatgcattataataatatttctaaagAGGAAAATGAATCTCTTTTGAAAAACTGTTGGAAATCCTTGAAAGGTGTAGCTGCAAGTCATAAGAACATGATGCGTCGTTTCGGAAAAACCAGTAACATCATGCAAACATATGTAGATTCACTTTTCCAG ATCAGAGATGACAGGCCaaacattaggcctaaacaagttaAGTATGGATCGGATGACTGGTGTACATTGATGAGAACAAGTGAAGAAGTTGCAGAGTACATTAACAATCTTGGTGAAGGTGGAAGAGGGATCTCGCAAGGTTACATACATTTTATGGTTGACTTCATGATGAAATTTATGGCAGCCTGTCATATTCGCTTTGGCCAAAATCATATGAGAGATATTAGGTACCTGCTATCCTGTATTAAGCTCTTTAGAGCCCTTGATACATCGATATTCACTGCAAAGCTGAAGAAGACTGTTTGCAACATGGCTGCGTTACATATGTCGTCTGTTGATGAAAATGAGGATTTCACAAAGATAATGGAGGAATGTGTACGAGAGGTGGAGATATGCCAAAGCATATCAGCTTTAGCGGGAACTCACCAACATAAAGTAGCGCCAG ATTGGTTCAGTTATGAGGAGAATGATGATGCACATTTACAAGAAGAAACAGAATACGAGTTAGATGAAGGAGAGAAAGAAGAATTAGATAATCAACCAAAAGCCGTACCAACAACCATCGAAAGTACCCAATTGCATTTAAATATCACTggaaaacaaaatgtatgtgTCAGTAACGCTCAACATATCACAATAAATTT TTTGTCGGGCACCAAAGAATATCTTTTGAAGAAATAA